CGTGATATACTCTTGAATCTCGAATTGGGCTTTTAAGCTAGGTAGTTTTAAAGATGTATGATCCTAGATAGTAATCAATCAATTCTCTTAAATATCTGAACTATGTTGTTATTAGTTGTGTAAAGTAGACATTTTTATGCTGTTTGTTGGAGTTTTATGCCGAAACTCTACTTTTTTGTTAGGGGGCAAGGGAACTGTCTAGGCCACCTACATTGTCACAAATAGTTCGCAACACTGTAGAGAAGGCGAAAGAAGAGGATAAACTCTGTAATGAAGAACAAAAAGGGGACAATGAAGAGACTGAAGAAGGTAAGAGGGGAATGAAGAGGAAGGAATGTCCAGATGATGAAGGAAACAAGGGAAAAGAGAATGGGCAAAGTCCGTACGGGTTgggaaattttaagaaagcgaAAAATGTAAGTTTTATGTGATGTTTACATCATGATTTGTTTTATGAGAGATGAAGATAGATATAACTGAGTGATTCTCATAATTTAGAGTACTATTTTTTGAAGATTGCAATATCTATGGCGAAAAAAGCGACCTCCATTGCAAGAGAACTTAAATCAGTAAAATCTGATTTAAGTTTTCTGCAGGAGCGCTGCTCTCTTCTTGAGGAAGAGAATAGGAGGCTCCGAGATGGATTTGTGAAAGGGATTCGACCTGAGGAAGATGATCTGGTATATCTAAGACTCCATTATATATGTTTGGTACATATATACGAAAATTTTAATTTGGAAGATTAGTGCTCACTTAAGAAGGTTTTGGCCAAATAGATAATTGATAAGAACATCTTTATTGAGATCAAACTCCAACCTTTTTGTAATTTGGAAGATTAGTGCTCACTTAAGAAGGTTTTGGCCAAATAGATAATTGATAAGAACATCTTTATTGAGATCAAACTCCAACCTTTTTGCATTTGTTTCTGCAGATGAGGTTACAAATGGAGGCACTTCTTGCTGAAAAGTCCAGATTGGCAAACGAGAATGCTACCTTAACTAGGGAAAATCAATGCCTTAACCAGCTTGTTGAGTACCATCAGCTCACATTGCAGGACCTCACAGAATCATATGAGCATGATATAACGGGTGTGTGCTTGGATTTTTCTTCTTTTCCGCCAACCATTCCGGAAGACGAGGAAAGTGAGGATGTA
This sequence is a window from Apium graveolens cultivar Ventura chromosome 9, ASM990537v1, whole genome shotgun sequence. Protein-coding genes within it:
- the LOC141684623 gene encoding uncharacterized protein LOC141684623 isoform X2 codes for the protein MATSVQLSSSSPVTLIKESGSSMDSSSVISPSSDSSFWSALRNRVDTLLENRKANDQSLPVLENEGKMERAKRLKEDSLLLLRGFDSVSNSLSQLSGNLDNALQGARELSRPPTLSQIVRNTVEKAKEEDKLCNEEQKGDNEETEEGKRGMKRKECPDDEGNKGKENGQSPYGLGNFKKAKNMRLQMEALLAEKSRLANENATLTRENQCLNQLVEYHQLTLQDLTESYEHDITGVCLDFSSFPPTIPEDEESEDVDDEVPRTPLTDRHGFSFSE
- the LOC141684623 gene encoding uncharacterized protein LOC141684623 isoform X1, producing the protein MATSVQLSSSSPVTLIKESGSSMDSSSVISPSSDSSFWSALRNRVDTLLENRKANDQSLPVLENEGKMERAKRLKEDSLLLLRGFDSVSNSLSQLSGNLDNALQGARELSRPPTLSQIVRNTVEKAKEEDKLCNEEQKGDNEETEEGKRGMKRKECPDDEGNKGKENGQSPYGLGNFKKAKNIAISMAKKATSIARELKSVKSDLSFLQERCSLLEEENRRLRDGFVKGIRPEEDDLMRLQMEALLAEKSRLANENATLTRENQCLNQLVEYHQLTLQDLTESYEHDITGVCLDFSSFPPTIPEDEESEDVDDEVPRTPLTDRHGFSFSE